One Roseomonas sp. OT10 DNA window includes the following coding sequences:
- a CDS encoding sensor histidine kinase NtrY-like, protein MTAAPTSAHGEAGAAGRAGAEQPRGLARRTADLLLGRAMTLGLAVGALLLGIGTFTLLSDGSPFGPTRPGQVAAMVMVNAAFLVLLAASLVGRLVRVWAERRRGSAGSRLHVRLVLLFGVVAVVPATLVGIFAAVFFNWGIQAWFSDRVRSTLEASLVASRAYLDEHRNTIRADALAMAADLNRAASLLPDNTLAFARVLATHTALRGLQEAVVFEPVLGQVVAHAGLTTTTVVSPPPAWAMDLARSGEVAVLANDEGEEGRVRALVMLDIAPGLMLSIGRPVDASVLEHMLATERAFQAYDQLDRNRSGLQITFAMIFAIAALLVLMAAVLIGLVFANQLARPISRLINAAERVRGGDLSVKLQEGPEDDELGSLSRAFNRMTNQLAAQRSELMQAYRQIDERRRFTETVLAGVSAGVVGLDAEGRVNLPNRSASDLLGQDMEAAIGHPLPEVVPEFAALAAAAAAAPERAHTAEVKLGAPNARRTLIARMGAEVQAGQVAGYVLTFDDVTELLSAQRKAAWADVARRIAHEIKNPLTPIQLSAERLKRRYLKEITSDPETFRTCTDTIVRQVGDIGRMVDEFSAFARMPQPVIRPEDLGRLAREALVLQRDAHPAITYETVLPEAPLPVPCDRRLLNQALTNLLQNAADAVAMRPEGEAGGRIRLAVERQGEWAALVIEDNGVGLPSGEDHDRLAEPYVTHKAKGTGLGLAIVKKIMEDHGGRLVLADRPPEGPGEGTGPGEGERPGGARVSLLLPLTGPLGGPVGSPLGGAADQRTEQPATAGEAPRLAPIGTEILRHGA, encoded by the coding sequence ATGACCGCGGCCCCCACCAGCGCCCACGGCGAGGCGGGCGCGGCCGGCCGCGCCGGCGCGGAGCAGCCGCGCGGGCTGGCCCGGCGGACCGCCGACCTGCTGCTCGGCCGCGCCATGACGCTGGGCCTGGCGGTGGGGGCGCTGCTGCTGGGCATCGGCACCTTCACCCTGCTGTCGGATGGCAGCCCCTTCGGCCCCACCCGGCCGGGACAGGTCGCGGCCATGGTCATGGTCAACGCGGCCTTCCTCGTCCTGCTCGCCGCCTCCCTCGTCGGGCGGCTGGTGCGGGTCTGGGCGGAGCGGCGGCGGGGCAGCGCCGGCTCTCGGCTGCATGTCCGGCTGGTGCTACTGTTCGGGGTGGTGGCGGTGGTGCCCGCCACGCTGGTCGGCATCTTCGCCGCGGTCTTCTTCAACTGGGGCATCCAGGCCTGGTTCAGCGACCGGGTGCGCTCGACGCTGGAGGCGAGCCTTGTCGCCTCCCGCGCCTATCTGGACGAGCACCGCAACACCATCCGCGCCGACGCGCTGGCCATGGCGGCGGACCTGAACCGCGCCGCCTCCCTGCTGCCCGACAACACCCTGGCCTTTGCCCGGGTGCTGGCCACCCACACCGCGCTGCGCGGGTTGCAGGAGGCGGTGGTGTTCGAGCCGGTGCTGGGCCAGGTCGTCGCCCATGCCGGGCTGACCACCACCACCGTCGTCTCCCCGCCGCCCGCCTGGGCCATGGACCTCGCCCGCAGCGGCGAGGTGGCGGTGCTGGCCAATGACGAGGGGGAGGAGGGGCGGGTGCGCGCCCTGGTGATGCTGGACATCGCGCCGGGGCTGATGCTGTCGATCGGCCGGCCGGTGGATGCCAGCGTGCTGGAGCACATGCTGGCGACCGAGCGCGCCTTCCAGGCCTATGACCAGCTCGACCGCAACCGCTCCGGGCTGCAGATCACCTTCGCGATGATCTTTGCCATCGCCGCCCTGCTGGTGCTGATGGCGGCGGTGCTGATCGGCCTGGTCTTCGCGAACCAGCTGGCCCGCCCCATCTCCCGCCTGATCAACGCGGCCGAGCGCGTGCGGGGGGGCGACCTGTCGGTGAAGCTGCAGGAGGGGCCGGAGGACGACGAGCTCGGCAGCCTCAGCCGCGCCTTCAACCGCATGACGAACCAGCTCGCCGCCCAGCGTTCCGAGCTGATGCAGGCTTATCGCCAGATCGACGAGCGGCGGCGCTTCACCGAGACGGTGCTGGCCGGCGTCTCGGCCGGGGTGGTGGGGCTGGATGCGGAGGGCCGGGTGAACCTGCCGAACCGCTCCGCCTCGGATCTGCTGGGCCAGGACATGGAGGCCGCCATCGGTCATCCGCTGCCGGAGGTGGTCCCGGAGTTCGCGGCGCTGGCCGCCGCCGCCGCCGCCGCGCCGGAGCGGGCGCATACGGCGGAGGTGAAGCTGGGCGCTCCCAACGCCCGCCGCACCCTGATCGCGCGGATGGGGGCGGAGGTGCAGGCTGGGCAGGTGGCCGGCTACGTGCTGACCTTCGACGACGTGACGGAGCTGCTCTCCGCCCAGCGCAAGGCCGCCTGGGCGGACGTGGCGCGGCGCATCGCGCACGAGATCAAGAACCCGCTCACCCCGATCCAGCTCTCGGCCGAGCGTCTCAAGCGGCGCTACCTCAAGGAGATCACCTCCGATCCGGAGACCTTCCGCACCTGCACCGACACCATCGTGCGGCAGGTTGGCGACATCGGCCGCATGGTGGACGAGTTCTCCGCCTTCGCCCGCATGCCGCAGCCGGTGATCCGGCCGGAGGATCTGGGCCGGCTGGCGCGGGAGGCGCTGGTGCTGCAGCGCGACGCCCATCCCGCCATCACCTACGAGACGGTGCTGCCGGAGGCGCCGCTGCCGGTGCCCTGCGACCGGCGGCTGCTGAACCAGGCGCTGACCAACCTGCTGCAGAACGCGGCCGATGCCGTGGCCATGCGCCCGGAAGGCGAGGCCGGCGGGCGCATCCGCCTGGCCGTGGAGCGCCAGGGCGAATGGGCCGCGCTGGTGATCGAGGACAACGGCGTGGGCCTGCCCTCCGGCGAGGACCATGACCGGCTCGCGGAACCGTATGTCACCCACAAGGCGAAAGGGACGGGACTCGGCCTTGCCATCGTCAAGAAGATCATGGAGGACCATGGCGGCCGCCTCGTGCTGGCCGACCGGCCCCCGGAAGGCCCCGGCGAGGGGACCGGGCCGGGGGAGGGCGAGCGCCCGGGCGGCGCCCGGGTGTCGCTCCTCCTGCCGCTGACCGGCCCCCTGGGTGGCCCCGTGGGCAGCCCCCTGGGTGGTGCGGCCGATCAAAGGACGGAACAGCCCGCGACGGCGGGCGAGGCGCCCCGGCTGGCGCCCATAGGGACGGAGATCCTACGCCATGGCGCATGA
- the ntrX gene encoding nitrogen assimilation response regulator NtrX — translation MAHDILIVDDEPDIRNLIEGILSDEGYETRTARNSDEALAAFRQRRPNLVILDIWLQNSRLDGLGILRALHAEEPHVPVVMISGHGTIETAVQAIQEGAYDFIEKPFQSDRLLLIAARALEAARLRRENSELRLRGGPEAELGGVSSAIAQLRNQIEKLAPTGSRALITGPAGSGKEVVARMIHARSKRSGEPFVALNCATLNPARFEEELFGVEGGPDPVAQPRRAGVLERAHGGTLLLDEVADMPLETQGKIVRALQEQGFERVGGGTRVKVDVRVLATTNRDLAAEIQGGRFREDLFYRLAVVPLRVPPLRERREDVPVLARAFMARSAEASGIPPREISEDAMAAMQSYDWPGNVRQLRNVVDWLLIMAPGGAGESIRPEMLPPEIGSAAPAMLKLDRSSEIMTLPLREARELFERQYLEAQLLRFCGNISRTANFVGMERSALHRKLKFLGVNADDRAATAASA, via the coding sequence ATGGCGCATGACATCCTGATCGTGGATGACGAGCCGGATATCCGGAACCTGATCGAGGGCATCCTGTCCGACGAGGGCTACGAGACCAGGACGGCGCGCAACTCCGACGAGGCGCTGGCCGCCTTCCGGCAGCGCCGTCCCAACCTCGTGATCCTCGACATCTGGCTGCAGAACTCGCGGCTGGACGGGCTGGGGATCCTGCGCGCCCTGCATGCGGAGGAGCCCCACGTGCCGGTGGTGATGATCTCCGGTCACGGCACCATCGAGACGGCGGTGCAGGCGATCCAGGAAGGCGCCTACGACTTCATCGAGAAGCCGTTCCAGTCCGACCGGCTGCTGCTGATCGCCGCCCGCGCGCTGGAGGCGGCGCGGCTGCGGCGGGAGAACAGCGAGCTGCGCCTGCGCGGCGGGCCGGAGGCGGAGCTGGGCGGCGTCTCCTCGGCGATCGCGCAGCTGCGCAACCAGATCGAGAAGCTGGCCCCCACCGGCTCGCGCGCCCTCATCACCGGCCCGGCGGGCTCCGGCAAGGAGGTGGTGGCGCGGATGATCCATGCCCGCTCGAAGCGGTCCGGCGAGCCCTTCGTCGCGCTGAACTGCGCGACCCTGAACCCCGCCCGGTTCGAGGAGGAGCTGTTCGGCGTGGAGGGCGGCCCCGACCCGGTCGCCCAGCCGCGCCGCGCCGGCGTGCTGGAGCGCGCCCATGGCGGCACGCTGCTGCTGGACGAGGTGGCGGACATGCCGCTGGAGACCCAGGGCAAGATCGTCCGCGCGCTGCAGGAGCAGGGCTTCGAGCGCGTCGGCGGCGGCACGCGGGTGAAGGTGGACGTGCGCGTGCTGGCCACCACCAACCGCGACCTGGCGGCCGAGATCCAGGGCGGGCGCTTCCGCGAGGACCTGTTCTACCGGCTGGCCGTGGTGCCGCTGCGGGTGCCGCCGCTGCGCGAGCGGCGGGAGGACGTGCCCGTGCTGGCGCGGGCCTTCATGGCGCGCTCGGCCGAGGCGTCCGGCATCCCGCCGCGCGAGATCAGCGAGGATGCGATGGCGGCGATGCAGTCCTATGACTGGCCGGGCAACGTCCGGCAGCTCCGCAACGTGGTGGACTGGCTGCTGATCATGGCCCCGGGCGGCGCCGGCGAGTCCATCCGCCCGGAGATGCTGCCGCCGGAGATCGGCTCCGCCGCGCCCGCCATGCTGAAGCTGGACCGGTCGAGCGAGATCATGACCCTGCCGCTGCGCGAGGCGCGCGAGCTGTTCGAGCGCCAGTACCTGGAGGCGCAGCTGCTGCGCTTCTGCGGCAACATCAGCCGCACCGCGAACTTCGTCGGCATGGAGCGGAGCGCGCTGCACCGCAAGCTGAAGTTCCTGGGCGTGAATGCGGACGACCGCGCGGCCACGGCTGCCAGCGCCTAA
- the hflX gene encoding GTPase HflX — MSAVTTETRGGPTLAAVILPWEKPGRAVSAAEGQGTGGGAIRAAEARLAEAVGLAASIGVAIVHSAVYPLRTRRPSTLLGEGQVAAVGEAVREQGVQVVVVDAALTPVQQRNLERDWGCKVIDRTGLILEIFGERARTREGSLQVELAHLEYQRTRLVRSWTHLERQRGGFGFLGGPGESQIEIDRRLIGERIVKLKKELEQVRRTRGLHRRAREKVPHPVIALVGYTNAGKSTLFNALTGADVYAQNQLFATLDPTMRAIRLPSGRTVILSDTVGFISELPTQLVEAFRATLEEVAAADIILHVRDVAHPDSAAQRADVLAVLNEMAEGPDAPLDPDWTSRVIEVLNKADLLGGIEALEAQAAPWAGEGIAVSALTGEGLDTLRQALDERLNAGLVVTELALPPADGAGLAWLYQHGEVLAREDADDAIRLRVRLSQADLGRFEQRT, encoded by the coding sequence CTGTCGGCAGTAACGACTGAGACTCGCGGCGGGCCGACGCTCGCCGCTGTCATCCTTCCCTGGGAGAAGCCCGGCCGCGCGGTGAGCGCGGCCGAAGGCCAGGGGACGGGCGGGGGGGCCATCCGCGCCGCCGAGGCCAGGCTGGCCGAGGCGGTGGGCCTCGCCGCCTCGATCGGCGTGGCCATCGTCCACAGCGCCGTCTATCCGCTCCGCACCCGCCGACCCAGCACACTACTGGGCGAGGGGCAGGTCGCGGCCGTGGGCGAGGCGGTGCGCGAGCAGGGCGTGCAGGTCGTGGTGGTGGACGCCGCCCTGACCCCCGTGCAGCAGCGCAACCTGGAGCGGGACTGGGGCTGCAAGGTCATCGACCGCACCGGCCTGATCCTGGAGATCTTCGGCGAGCGCGCCCGCACCCGCGAGGGCTCGCTGCAGGTCGAGCTGGCCCACCTGGAATACCAGCGCACCCGCCTCGTCCGGTCCTGGACCCACCTGGAGCGGCAGCGGGGCGGCTTCGGCTTCCTCGGCGGCCCCGGTGAGTCGCAGATCGAGATCGACCGCCGCCTGATCGGCGAGCGGATCGTCAAGCTGAAGAAGGAGCTGGAGCAGGTCCGCCGCACCCGCGGCCTGCACCGCCGGGCGCGGGAGAAGGTGCCGCACCCGGTCATCGCCCTGGTCGGCTACACCAACGCCGGCAAGTCCACCCTGTTCAACGCCCTGACCGGGGCGGATGTCTACGCCCAGAACCAGCTCTTCGCGACGCTGGACCCGACCATGCGCGCCATCCGCCTGCCCAGCGGGCGGACGGTGATCCTCTCCGACACGGTGGGCTTCATCTCCGAGCTGCCGACGCAGCTGGTAGAAGCCTTCCGCGCCACGCTGGAGGAGGTCGCGGCGGCCGACATCATCCTGCACGTCCGCGACGTGGCGCATCCGGATTCCGCCGCCCAGCGCGCCGACGTGCTGGCGGTGCTGAACGAGATGGCGGAGGGGCCCGACGCCCCGCTGGACCCGGACTGGACCTCGCGCGTCATCGAGGTGCTGAACAAGGCGGACCTGCTGGGCGGCATCGAGGCGCTGGAGGCGCAGGCCGCGCCCTGGGCGGGGGAGGGGATCGCCGTCTCCGCCCTGACCGGGGAGGGGCTGGACACGCTCCGCCAGGCGCTGGACGAGCGGCTGAACGCCGGGCTGGTGGTGACGGAGCTGGCGCTGCCCCCGGCCGATGGCGCGGGGTTGGCCTGGCTCTACCAGCATGGCGAGGTGCTGGCGCGGGAGGATGCGGACGACGCGATCCGCCTGCGCGTACGCCTGAGCCAGGCCGATCTGGGACGGTTCGAGCAGCGCACATGA
- the hfq gene encoding RNA chaperone Hfq: MAAEKSQNVQDVFLNHVRKSKTPVTVFLVNGVKLQGIITWFDNFSVLLRRDGHTQLVYKHAISTVMPGAPIQLFDASAAGAQQGGEVPAAPAARPLRETTMTLHREPQTVGSND; encoded by the coding sequence ATGGCCGCGGAGAAGTCCCAGAACGTTCAGGACGTGTTCCTGAACCACGTTCGCAAGAGCAAGACCCCCGTGACGGTCTTCCTGGTGAACGGCGTCAAGCTCCAGGGGATCATCACCTGGTTCGACAACTTTTCCGTCCTGCTCCGTCGGGACGGGCACACGCAGCTCGTCTACAAGCACGCGATCAGCACGGTGATGCCGGGCGCGCCGATCCAGCTCTTCGACGCCTCCGCGGCGGGCGCGCAGCAGGGTGGCGAGGTGCCGGCGGCCCCCGCGGCCCGGCCGCTGCGCGAGACGACCATGACCCTGCACCGGGAGCCACAGACTGTCGGCAGTAACGACTGA
- a CDS encoding inositol monophosphatase family protein — MTLNARSVDAVAALLREAAGQEIMPRFRRLAEGAIREKTGPLDLVTDADEAAERKIAAGLAELFPGCAVVGEEACSADAAIMDRLAEADLAFVVDPVDGTANFAAGLPLFGCMAAAFIRGEVVAGWIHDPLGDDTAIALRGEGAWIAAPDGTRTAALRVAPPVSVRQMVGAVSWTYMPDGMRQQVPARLPRLAATIGLRCAAHEYRMLAGGHIHCSAYARLMPWDHAAGWLLHAEAGGFSARFDGLPYDPARQRSGGLLCAPDRASWEALREALLAD; from the coding sequence ATGACCCTGAACGCACGCTCCGTGGATGCCGTGGCCGCGCTGCTGCGCGAGGCCGCCGGGCAGGAGATCATGCCGCGCTTCCGGCGCCTGGCGGAGGGAGCGATCCGGGAGAAGACCGGCCCGCTCGACCTGGTCACCGACGCCGACGAGGCGGCGGAGCGGAAGATCGCGGCCGGGCTCGCCGAACTCTTCCCCGGCTGCGCCGTGGTCGGCGAGGAGGCCTGCTCGGCCGATGCCGCCATCATGGACCGACTGGCGGAGGCGGATCTGGCCTTCGTGGTCGATCCGGTGGACGGCACCGCCAACTTCGCCGCCGGCCTGCCGCTGTTCGGCTGCATGGCGGCCGCCTTCATCCGCGGCGAGGTGGTGGCCGGCTGGATCCACGACCCGCTGGGCGACGACACGGCCATCGCGCTGCGCGGCGAGGGTGCCTGGATCGCCGCGCCGGACGGCACCCGGACCGCGGCGCTGCGCGTCGCGCCGCCCGTGTCGGTGCGGCAGATGGTGGGCGCCGTCTCCTGGACCTACATGCCCGACGGGATGCGCCAGCAGGTGCCGGCGCGGCTGCCGCGGCTGGCCGCCACCATCGGGCTGCGCTGCGCCGCGCACGAGTACCGCATGCTGGCGGGCGGCCATATCCATTGTTCCGCCTATGCGCGGCTGATGCCCTGGGACCACGCGGCGGGCTGGCTGCTGCATGCCGAGGCGGGCGGTTTCTCCGCGCGCTTCGACGGCCTGCCTTACGATCCGGCACGGCAGCGGAGCGGCGGTTTGCTCTGCGCGCCCGACCGGGCCTCGTGGGAGGCCCTGCGCGAGGCGCTGCTCGCGGACTGA
- the mazG gene encoding nucleoside triphosphate pyrophosphohydrolase: MADADTEVHSSVDPAAAQMTRLIAIMARLRAPDGCPWDQVQDFDSIAPYTLEEAHEVAEAIARRDWPALRDELGDLLFQSVYHARMAEEAGHFAFADVAKAIADKMVARHPHVFGERELRDAAAQTEAWEARKAAERRASGETGTLAGVSAALPALVRAAKLTRRAARVGFDWPDAESVLTKLDEEVAELRAELPGAGPQGADRARLADEMGDLLFVLANLARKLDLDPEECLRGANRKFERRFGAVEAALARQGRTPAEAELEEMEALWQAAKRTEARPGEP, translated from the coding sequence ATGGCTGATGCCGACACCGAGGTCCATTCGTCCGTCGACCCCGCCGCCGCGCAGATGACCCGGCTGATCGCCATCATGGCGCGGCTTCGCGCCCCGGACGGCTGCCCCTGGGACCAGGTGCAGGACTTCGACAGCATCGCGCCCTATACGCTGGAGGAAGCCCACGAGGTGGCGGAGGCCATCGCCCGGCGCGACTGGCCGGCGCTGCGCGACGAACTGGGCGACCTGCTGTTCCAGTCCGTCTACCACGCTCGCATGGCCGAGGAGGCCGGGCACTTCGCCTTCGCCGATGTCGCCAAGGCGATCGCCGACAAGATGGTCGCCCGCCACCCCCATGTCTTCGGCGAGCGCGAGCTCCGCGACGCCGCCGCCCAGACGGAGGCTTGGGAGGCGCGGAAGGCCGCCGAGCGCAGGGCTTCGGGTGAGACCGGCACCCTGGCCGGGGTGTCGGCCGCCCTCCCCGCGCTCGTCCGCGCCGCCAAGCTGACCCGCCGCGCCGCCCGGGTCGGCTTCGACTGGCCGGATGCGGAATCCGTGCTGACAAAGCTGGACGAGGAGGTCGCGGAGCTGCGCGCCGAGCTGCCCGGGGCCGGTCCGCAGGGCGCCGACCGCGCCCGGCTGGCGGACGAGATGGGCGACCTGCTCTTCGTCCTGGCCAACCTGGCGCGGAAGCTGGACCTCGATCCGGAGGAGTGCCTGCGCGGCGCCAACCGGAAGTTCGAGCGCCGCTTCGGCGCCGTGGAGGCCGCGCTGGCCCGCCAGGGCCGCACCCCGGCCGAAGCGGAGCTGGAGGAGATGGAGGCACTGTGGCAGGCCGCAAAGCGGACCGAGGCCCGCCCCGGAGAGCCATGA
- a CDS encoding D-amino-acid transaminase, producing MSRIAYVNGRYVPQRFASVNVEDRGYQFGDGIYEVVHIHAGRFIDADRHLGRLERSVAEIRLPMPMPRAALELVLHELVRRNRITEGLAYMQVTRGVARREHAFPSKPVPPAFVATVRRIPPYPASLDGWSLTAITQADLRWARRDIKSVNLLPNVLARQAAKEQGSGEAILYDPATRMVTEGAATTIWIVDAAGVLRTHPLGHAILPGCTRGALLAELAAAGIAAEERGFSLDELERAREVFLTSATSFVKPILRVDGRAVGDGTPGPVTRRLFDLFARHVTGGPRNAA from the coding sequence ATGTCGCGCATCGCCTATGTGAACGGCCGCTACGTGCCGCAGCGCTTCGCCAGCGTGAACGTCGAGGATCGCGGCTACCAGTTCGGGGACGGCATCTACGAGGTGGTTCACATCCATGCCGGCCGCTTCATCGATGCGGATCGGCATCTGGGCCGGCTGGAGCGCTCCGTGGCCGAGATCCGCCTGCCCATGCCGATGCCACGCGCGGCGCTGGAGCTGGTGCTGCACGAGCTGGTCCGGCGCAACCGGATCACCGAGGGGCTGGCCTACATGCAGGTGACGCGCGGCGTGGCGCGGCGGGAGCATGCCTTCCCGTCGAAGCCGGTGCCGCCCGCCTTCGTCGCCACGGTGCGGCGCATCCCGCCCTATCCGGCGAGCCTCGACGGCTGGTCGCTGACCGCCATCACCCAGGCCGACCTGCGCTGGGCGCGGCGCGACATCAAGAGCGTGAACCTGCTGCCCAACGTCCTGGCCCGCCAGGCCGCGAAGGAGCAGGGGTCGGGGGAGGCGATCCTCTACGATCCCGCCACCCGCATGGTCACTGAAGGCGCGGCGACCACGATCTGGATCGTCGACGCGGCCGGGGTGCTGCGCACCCATCCGCTGGGCCACGCCATCCTGCCCGGCTGCACCCGCGGCGCGCTGCTGGCAGAGCTGGCGGCGGCCGGGATCGCGGCGGAGGAGCGCGGCTTCTCCCTGGACGAGCTGGAGCGGGCGCGGGAGGTGTTCCTGACCTCCGCCACCTCCTTCGTGAAGCCGATCCTGCGGGTGGACGGGCGGGCGGTGGGCGACGGCACGCCGGGCCCGGTCACCCGCCGCCTCTTCGACCTCTTCGCCCGCCACGTCACCGGCGGCCCGCGGAACGCGGCGTGA
- a CDS encoding HAD family hydrolase encodes MSPPAGPLPRAIVWDWDNTLADGWGAIQAGLNAAFRAFGMPEWSLEEVRANVRRSLRDSFPDLFGPAWEDARDVFYAEVRARHLAVLEPMPGAGPMLAGAAALLPLAVVSNKQGALLRAEAARLGWTGHFRALVGAGDARADKPDPAPLRLACAACGVRPGPEVWYVGDNALDMLAARKAGCRAVLLGDAAHDGGVESAGADVHFGSAATLLGWLTGQGASRLAMAASLR; translated from the coding sequence GTGAGCCCGCCGGCCGGGCCGCTGCCGCGGGCGATCGTCTGGGACTGGGACAACACCCTGGCCGATGGCTGGGGGGCGATCCAGGCCGGGCTGAACGCCGCCTTCCGTGCCTTCGGGATGCCGGAATGGTCGCTGGAGGAGGTGCGGGCCAATGTCCGCAGGTCGCTGCGCGATTCCTTCCCGGACCTTTTCGGCCCGGCATGGGAAGATGCGCGGGACGTCTTCTATGCCGAGGTCCGGGCCCGCCACCTGGCCGTGCTGGAGCCGATGCCGGGGGCCGGGCCCATGCTGGCCGGGGCGGCGGCGCTGCTGCCCCTGGCCGTGGTATCGAACAAGCAGGGCGCCCTGCTGCGCGCCGAGGCGGCCCGGCTGGGCTGGACGGGCCATTTCCGCGCCCTGGTCGGGGCCGGCGATGCCCGCGCCGACAAGCCGGACCCGGCCCCGCTGCGGCTGGCCTGCGCCGCCTGCGGCGTGCGCCCGGGGCCGGAGGTCTGGTACGTGGGCGACAACGCGCTGGACATGCTGGCGGCCCGCAAGGCGGGGTGCCGCGCCGTGCTGCTGGGCGACGCCGCGCATGACGGGGGGGTTGAAAGCGCCGGGGCGGACGTGCATTTCGGCAGCGCAGCAACACTTCTGGGTTGGCTGACGGGGCAGGGCGCGTCGAGGCTTGCAATGGCCGCTTCCTTGCGCTGA
- the ntrC gene encoding nitrogen regulation protein NR(I) — MTGQTILIADDDRAIRTVLSQALGRAGYNVRATSSAATLWRWVEDGEGDLVITDVVMPDENGLDLVPRIKRVRPELRVLVMSAQSTFMTAVKAAQRGAFEYLPKPFDLKELLSVVGRALVAPGPAPAPSEDGEGERLPIVGRSAAMQEIYRTVARLTTTDLTVMITGESGTGKELVARALHDYGKRRGGPFVAINMAAIPRELIEAELFGHERGAFTGALARGVGRFEQAAGGSLFLDEIGDMPPEAQTRLLRVLQEGEFTTVGGRQPIKANVRIIAATHRDLRQAIRAGSFREDLFYRLNVVPIRLPPLRERLEDIPLLARHFLERAKAAGLPGKTLDQDAMERLKQHSWPGNARELENLMRRLAALYPQEVIGEDAVAAELAETETSPAATGEARSPETLEQAVERHLTTFLGAHRDGLPVRDLYERVVSEVERPLIRLALAATRGNQIKAAAMLGLNRNTLRKKIRELELPVVRGLS, encoded by the coding sequence GTGACCGGACAGACCATCCTGATCGCCGACGACGACCGGGCGATCCGCACCGTCCTGTCCCAGGCGCTGGGCCGCGCCGGCTACAACGTCCGCGCCACCTCCTCCGCCGCCACGCTCTGGCGCTGGGTGGAGGATGGCGAGGGCGACCTGGTCATCACCGACGTGGTGATGCCCGACGAGAACGGGCTGGACCTGGTGCCGCGCATCAAGCGCGTGCGCCCGGAGCTGCGCGTGCTGGTGATGTCGGCGCAGTCCACCTTCATGACGGCGGTGAAGGCCGCGCAGCGCGGGGCCTTCGAGTACCTGCCCAAGCCCTTCGACCTGAAGGAGCTGCTCTCGGTGGTCGGCCGCGCGCTGGTCGCCCCGGGGCCCGCCCCGGCGCCGAGCGAGGACGGGGAGGGCGAGCGCCTGCCCATCGTCGGCCGCTCCGCCGCGATGCAGGAGATCTACCGCACCGTCGCGCGGCTCACGACGACCGACCTGACGGTGATGATCACGGGCGAGTCCGGCACCGGCAAGGAGCTGGTCGCGCGCGCCCTGCACGACTACGGCAAGCGCCGCGGCGGGCCGTTCGTGGCGATCAACATGGCGGCCATCCCGCGCGAGCTGATCGAGGCGGAGTTGTTCGGCCACGAGCGCGGCGCCTTCACCGGCGCGCTGGCCCGCGGCGTGGGGCGCTTCGAGCAGGCGGCCGGCGGCTCGCTCTTCCTCGACGAGATCGGCGACATGCCGCCCGAGGCGCAGACCCGCCTGCTGCGCGTGCTGCAGGAGGGGGAGTTCACCACCGTCGGCGGGCGCCAGCCGATCAAGGCGAACGTGCGGATCATCGCCGCCACCCACCGCGACCTGCGCCAGGCGATCCGGGCGGGCAGCTTCCGCGAGGACCTGTTCTACCGGCTGAACGTGGTGCCCATCCGCCTGCCGCCGCTGCGCGAGCGGCTGGAGGACATCCCGCTGCTGGCCCGCCACTTCCTGGAGCGCGCCAAGGCCGCCGGCCTGCCGGGCAAGACGCTCGACCAGGATGCGATGGAGCGGCTGAAGCAGCATTCCTGGCCCGGCAACGCGCGCGAGCTGGAGAACCTGATGCGCCGCCTTGCCGCCCTCTACCCGCAGGAGGTGATCGGCGAGGATGCGGTGGCGGCGGAGCTGGCGGAGACGGAGACCTCGCCCGCCGCGACCGGCGAGGCGCGCTCCCCCGAGACGCTGGAACAGGCGGTGGAGCGGCACCTCACCACCTTCCTCGGCGCGCACCGCGACGGCCTGCCGGTCCGCGACCTCTACGAGCGCGTGGTGTCGGAGGTGGAGCGGCCGCTGATCCGGCTGGCCCTCGCCGCGACGCGGGGGAACCAGATCAAGGCCGCGGCCATGCTCGGGCTGAACCGCAACACGCTCCGCAAGAAGATCCGGGAGCTGGAGCTGCCGGTGGTGCGCGGTCTCTCCTGA